In Streptomyces sp. NBC_00483, a single window of DNA contains:
- a CDS encoding aminopeptidase C: MTLGHDHTSHSTDAPADSDRSLTPAQLESYEKEFAARPANRLMQNAVTQTTVDDIALDRRIVTAIDHSVSHHLDDWKVTNQKRSGRCWMFAGLNLLRVGAAEKLGVKDFEFSQNYVLWWDKFERANHFLESVIDTSDRDVDDRTVAHLLGDPISDGGQWNMFVALVAKHGLVPKSAMPETESSSATGPMNRALMSLLRQGARDLRGAVAEGVEAQRARKAEVLGAVHRVLSIHLGTPPQTFLWQWRDKDQEFHREGWMTPTEFAEAYVQIPLDEYVCLVHDPRESSPAGRTFTVEHLGNIVEAPPVVYLNADIDLLKRLTMEAVVSGEPVWFGCDVAQQMRPDLGIWDAELFDYESVYDASFELDKADRLLHHETQMTHAMLFTGVDVVDGTPRRWRVENSWGEEKADKGFWTMNDSWFGEHVFEVAVRRSALPPELSAALDEPPIVLPAWDPMGALAD, encoded by the coding sequence GTGACGCTCGGACATGACCACACCTCTCACTCCACCGACGCTCCGGCCGACAGCGACCGCAGTCTGACCCCGGCACAACTCGAGTCCTACGAGAAGGAGTTCGCCGCCCGGCCCGCGAACCGGCTGATGCAGAACGCCGTGACGCAGACGACGGTGGACGACATAGCCCTGGACCGGCGGATCGTCACCGCCATCGACCACTCGGTCTCGCACCACCTGGACGACTGGAAGGTCACCAACCAGAAGCGCAGCGGCCGCTGTTGGATGTTCGCCGGGCTCAACCTGCTGCGCGTCGGCGCCGCGGAGAAGCTCGGCGTGAAGGACTTCGAGTTCTCCCAGAACTACGTGCTGTGGTGGGACAAGTTCGAGCGCGCGAACCACTTCCTCGAGAGCGTCATCGACACCTCCGACCGCGATGTCGACGACCGTACGGTGGCACATCTGCTCGGCGACCCGATCAGCGACGGCGGGCAGTGGAACATGTTCGTGGCGCTGGTCGCCAAGCACGGCCTGGTGCCCAAGTCGGCGATGCCGGAGACCGAGAGCTCGTCGGCGACCGGGCCGATGAACCGGGCCCTGATGAGCCTGCTCCGCCAGGGCGCCCGTGATCTGCGCGGCGCGGTGGCGGAAGGTGTGGAGGCGCAGCGCGCACGCAAGGCGGAGGTGCTCGGCGCCGTCCACCGCGTGCTCAGCATCCACCTCGGCACACCGCCGCAGACGTTCCTGTGGCAGTGGCGGGACAAGGACCAGGAGTTCCACCGCGAAGGCTGGATGACACCGACCGAGTTCGCCGAGGCGTACGTACAGATACCCCTCGACGAGTACGTGTGCCTCGTCCACGACCCGCGCGAGTCGAGCCCGGCAGGACGCACCTTCACCGTCGAGCACCTGGGCAATATCGTCGAGGCCCCGCCCGTGGTCTACCTCAACGCGGACATCGACCTGCTGAAGCGCCTCACCATGGAGGCAGTCGTGAGCGGCGAGCCCGTCTGGTTCGGCTGCGACGTCGCCCAGCAGATGCGCCCCGACCTCGGCATCTGGGACGCCGAGCTCTTCGACTACGAGTCCGTCTACGACGCGTCGTTCGAGCTCGACAAGGCGGACCGGCTCCTCCACCACGAGACCCAGATGACCCACGCGATGCTCTTCACCGGCGTCGACGTGGTGGACGGCACGCCGCGCCGCTGGCGGGTCGAGAACAGCTGGGGCGAGGAGAAGGCCGACAAGGGCTTCTGGACCATGAACGACTCGTGGTTCGGCGAGCACGTCTTCGAGGTCGCGGTCCGCCGCTCCGCGCTTCCGCCGGAGCTCTCCGCCGCCCTCGACGAGCCGCCGATCGTGCTGCCGGCCTGGGACCCGATGGGCGCGCTCGCCGACTGA
- a CDS encoding VOC family protein, with translation MRVKALDHLVLNVADVDKSLEFYTGRLGLAPERVEEWRAGKVPFPSVRIDDSTVIDLFATPRVESNVDHFCLVVDPLDWQEVIDSGAFEVLEGPVPRWGARGQAQSVYVKDPDGNTVELRWYPQDVEG, from the coding sequence ATGCGAGTCAAAGCTCTCGATCACCTGGTGCTGAACGTGGCCGACGTCGACAAGTCGCTGGAGTTCTACACCGGCCGACTGGGGCTCGCGCCCGAGCGGGTGGAGGAGTGGCGGGCCGGGAAGGTGCCGTTCCCGTCCGTGCGGATCGACGACAGCACGGTCATCGACCTGTTCGCCACCCCGCGGGTCGAGTCCAACGTCGACCACTTCTGCCTCGTCGTCGACCCCCTGGACTGGCAGGAGGTCATCGACTCGGGGGCGTTCGAGGTCCTGGAGGGTCCCGTGCCGCGCTGGGGTGCGCGGGGTCAGGCGCAGTCGGTGTACGTCAAGGACCCGGACGGGAACACGGTCGAACTGCGGTGGTATCCGCAGGACGTCGAGGGCTGA
- a CDS encoding aminotransferase class V-fold PLP-dependent enzyme: MPRTTPEARPFSAKTMDYVRSQFAHLERDMHGADRLFFENSGGSLRLRAAAERALDVSLSPDSNSRPTRVARDLARVQQQGEQDLFAFFNGDPDGALLPTATASQGMFAIVRVITDHVPGTNIVTTAIEHPSSFDSCTRDAERTGQELRVAPADQETGGIDPAAVAALVDEGTSLVSVIATSNITGAVTDIPAVVAAVRAKNPDAYVITDGVQYAPHGVVDAQAWGVDAVNIAPYKMFGDRGNAFTYLSPRLARLPHDKLAAASAETWAVGSSAPAVYAGFSAIVDYLATVGDTAPGTDRRTALVAGMRAVHAHEQALLHTLLDGTEHQRGLRRIPGVHVHFADRAATLPRDLIVPLTFDDLSCADAVRAYEERGVIVYERVASSPYSERILRAVGLEGVVRVSPLHCHTLEEAERFLRVTQEIAEKGRAGE; the protein is encoded by the coding sequence GTGCCCCGCACCACCCCCGAAGCGCGCCCCTTCTCCGCTAAGACCATGGACTACGTACGGTCCCAATTCGCCCATCTGGAAAGGGACATGCACGGCGCGGACCGGCTCTTCTTCGAGAACTCCGGTGGCTCGCTGCGGCTGCGCGCCGCCGCCGAGCGCGCGCTCGACGTGTCCCTCTCGCCGGACAGCAACTCCCGCCCCACGCGCGTCGCCCGCGACCTCGCCCGCGTGCAACAGCAGGGCGAGCAGGACCTGTTCGCCTTCTTCAACGGCGATCCCGACGGGGCGCTGCTGCCCACCGCGACGGCCTCCCAGGGCATGTTCGCGATCGTCCGCGTCATCACCGACCACGTGCCCGGCACGAACATCGTCACGACGGCCATCGAGCACCCCTCGTCCTTCGACTCCTGCACCCGCGACGCCGAACGCACCGGTCAGGAACTCCGCGTCGCGCCCGCCGACCAGGAGACCGGAGGCATCGACCCGGCGGCCGTCGCCGCGCTCGTCGACGAAGGCACCTCGCTGGTCTCCGTCATCGCCACGTCCAACATCACCGGGGCCGTCACCGACATCCCGGCGGTCGTGGCGGCGGTGCGGGCCAAGAACCCCGACGCGTACGTGATCACCGACGGCGTCCAGTACGCCCCGCACGGCGTCGTCGACGCACAGGCGTGGGGCGTCGACGCCGTGAACATCGCCCCGTACAAGATGTTCGGCGACCGCGGCAACGCGTTCACCTACCTCTCGCCGCGGCTCGCGCGTCTCCCGCACGACAAGCTTGCCGCCGCGAGCGCCGAAACCTGGGCCGTCGGCAGCTCCGCGCCCGCCGTCTACGCCGGTTTCTCGGCGATCGTCGACTACCTCGCCACGGTCGGTGACACCGCGCCCGGCACCGACCGCCGCACCGCCCTCGTCGCCGGAATGCGGGCCGTCCACGCCCACGAACAGGCCCTCCTCCACACCCTCCTGGACGGTACGGAGCACCAGCGCGGCCTGCGCCGGATCCCCGGTGTCCACGTCCACTTCGCCGACCGCGCCGCCACCCTGCCGCGCGACCTGATCGTGCCCCTCACCTTCGACGACCTGTCCTGCGCCGACGCCGTACGCGCCTACGAGGAACGCGGCGTCATCGTCTACGAGCGGGTGGCGAGCAGCCCCTACTCCGAGCGCATCCTGCGCGCGGTGGGCCTGGAGGGCGTCGTCCGTGTCTCCCCGCTGCACTGCCACACCCTGGAGGAGGCCGAGCGGTTCCTGAGGGTGACGCAGGAGATCGCGGAGAAGGGGCGCGCCGGGGAATAG
- a CDS encoding amino acid ABC transporter ATP-binding protein, with the protein MTGISTGTATVSGTAMVQARGITKSYGSLTVLDGLDFDVDRGEVVCLLGPSGSGKSTLLRCLNRLERPDAGVVGVDGEIMGYRRESARLLELSGRQLARQRADIGMVFQRFNLFPHRTNLENVVEGPLLVRKEPREAALAHARQLLARVGLADKVDAYPNHLSGGQQQRVAIARALAMRPKLMLFDEPTSALDPELVGEVLAVMKDLARDGMTMIVVTHEMGFAREVADRVIFMDGGKVVEQGPPGEVIDNPRAERTRAFLARMN; encoded by the coding sequence ATGACCGGCATCAGCACCGGCACCGCCACCGTCTCCGGCACCGCCATGGTGCAGGCCCGTGGGATCACCAAGTCGTACGGCTCGCTGACCGTCCTCGACGGCCTCGACTTCGACGTCGACCGCGGTGAAGTGGTCTGTCTGCTCGGCCCGTCCGGGTCCGGCAAGAGCACCCTGCTGCGCTGCCTCAACCGGCTGGAGCGGCCGGACGCGGGCGTGGTCGGCGTCGACGGCGAGATCATGGGCTACCGACGCGAGAGCGCCCGGCTGCTCGAACTGAGCGGGAGGCAACTCGCCCGTCAGCGCGCCGACATCGGCATGGTCTTCCAGCGCTTCAACCTCTTCCCGCACCGCACGAACCTCGAGAACGTCGTCGAGGGGCCGCTGCTCGTCCGCAAGGAGCCGCGCGAAGCCGCTCTCGCACACGCCCGGCAGCTGCTCGCGCGCGTGGGTCTCGCCGACAAGGTCGACGCGTACCCCAATCACCTCTCCGGCGGGCAGCAGCAACGCGTCGCCATCGCCCGCGCGTTGGCGATGCGCCCGAAGTTGATGCTGTTCGACGAGCCCACCTCCGCCCTCGACCCGGAACTGGTCGGCGAGGTCCTCGCCGTGATGAAGGACCTCGCCCGCGACGGCATGACCATGATCGTGGTCACGCACGAGATGGGCTTCGCCCGTGAGGTCGCCGACCGGGTCATCTTCATGGACGGCGGCAAGGTGGTCGAGCAGGGCCCGCCCGGCGAGGTGATCGACAACCCGCGCGCCGAACGCACCCGCGCCTTCCTCGCGCGCATGAACTGA
- a CDS encoding amino acid ABC transporter permease produces MSAPTVPSRALDIEAAAALPVTPVRRPWQWAASAVVIALLALLLVSVAGNSNMGWPVVGDYLFDADILHGIGWTVLLTVVCMALAVVIGVVVAVLRTSGNRALSAAASLFVWFFRGTPLLVQLIFWFNLALVFPELGPAMFFGQGAGGIDTNDAIDWFTAALLAFGLHEGAYMAEIVRGGFLAVDRGQIEAAESIGMTSGQLLRRVLLPQALRVIVPPSVNQFVNLFKATSLVAFVSGLDLLSAVQHIYATNYEVVPLLIVASLWYLALVSLATLGQHVLEKRLNQGYGHARVQERKNPKEAAA; encoded by the coding sequence ATGAGCGCCCCGACCGTCCCGTCGCGCGCCCTCGACATCGAAGCCGCCGCCGCGCTGCCCGTCACCCCGGTCCGCAGGCCCTGGCAGTGGGCCGCGAGCGCGGTGGTCATCGCGCTGCTCGCCCTGCTCCTCGTATCGGTCGCGGGCAACTCCAACATGGGCTGGCCGGTGGTCGGCGACTATCTCTTCGACGCCGACATCCTGCACGGCATCGGCTGGACCGTGCTCCTCACCGTGGTGTGCATGGCGCTCGCCGTCGTCATCGGGGTCGTGGTCGCCGTGCTGCGGACGTCGGGCAACCGGGCCCTGTCCGCGGCCGCCTCACTTTTCGTGTGGTTCTTCCGCGGTACGCCGCTGCTCGTCCAGCTGATCTTCTGGTTCAACCTGGCCCTGGTCTTCCCCGAGTTGGGGCCCGCGATGTTCTTCGGGCAGGGTGCCGGCGGCATCGACACCAACGACGCCATCGACTGGTTCACCGCGGCCCTCCTCGCCTTCGGCCTGCACGAGGGCGCCTACATGGCGGAGATCGTGCGCGGCGGCTTCCTCGCCGTCGACCGAGGACAGATCGAGGCCGCCGAATCCATCGGCATGACGAGCGGTCAGCTGCTGCGGCGCGTGCTGCTGCCGCAGGCCCTGCGGGTGATCGTGCCGCCGTCGGTGAACCAGTTCGTCAACCTCTTCAAGGCCACGTCTCTGGTCGCCTTCGTCTCAGGGCTCGACCTGCTCTCCGCCGTCCAGCACATCTACGCCACCAACTACGAGGTCGTCCCGCTCCTGATCGTCGCGAGCCTCTGGTACCTGGCGCTCGTCTCCCTGGCCACACTCGGCCAGCACGTGCTGGAGAAGCGGCTCAACCAGGGCTACGGGCACGCGCGCGTGCAGGAACGCAAGAACCCGAAGGAGGCCGCCGCATGA